Part of the Polaribacter sp. Hel1_33_78 genome is shown below.
CTATCATTGAAAAACAAGCTGAATTATTAAAAATTAAGTTTGGTTCTGCTTGGCCAGGAGAAAATAAAGAAACAGAAATTGTATCTATACCTGGGTTAAGAGGAAGAGAGCCAAAAGAAATCACATTAAAAAATTTATCAAAAATTATACATGCAAGAGTTCAAGAAATTATTGAGCATGTGTATTTAGAGATAAAAAATTACGGACATGAAACGGCAAAAGGAAAACTAATTGCGGGAATTGTTTTAACAGGAGGTGGTTCTCAACTAAAACATTTACGTCAGTTAGTTGAATATATAACGGGTATGGATGCCAGAATAGGATTTCCTAATGAGCATTTAGCCGGAGATTCTGATGAAGGCTTGTCAAGTCCTTCTTACGCCACAGCTGTTGGTTTGTTGATGGTCGGTTTAGAGAAAGATATTAAAGTAGAAGATATTATTGAGGAGACTGTATCTGAATCAAATGCAGAGACAGAAGAGCAAGAAGAAATTCAAGCAAAAAGTGAGGAAAAACCAAAACCTACGAAGAAATCTTTTTTCGAAAAATTTACAGAAGGTTTAAAGGATTTTTTAGACAACGCTGAGTAAAATCAGCATGATTAGTAAAATTAAAAAGAATAAAATTAATAAAAATTTAAAAAGATAAACGTTATTATGAGCTCAGAATTTGATAACATTTTATTTGACATGCCAAAAACACAATCTAATACCATAAAAGTAATTGGTGTTGGTGGTGGTGGAAGCAATGCAGTAAATCACATGTTTACCCAAAGCATAAAAGGAGTAGATTTTGTAATCTGTAATACAGATGCACAAGCTCTAGAAAACAGCCCAATTCCTAATAAAATACAGTTAGGAGCAAACTTAACATCTGGTTTAGGAGCTGGTGCAAATCCAGAAATTGGGGCACAAGCAGCTAAAGAAAGTATGCAAGAAATACAGCAAATGCTAAATACCCAAACAAAAATGGTATTTATTACTGCGGGTATGGGTGGTGGAACTGGTACTGGTGCGGCACCAATTATTGCTAAAATTGCCAAAGACATGGACATCTTAACTGTTGGTATTGTGACAATGCCATTTGCTTTCGAAGGGAAAAGACGCTCAAAACAGGCTCAATTGGGAATTGATCAATTGCGCCAAAATGTGGATTCTTTAATTGTTATTAATAATAATAAATTAAGGGAAGTTTACGGAAACCTAGGTTTTAAAGCAGGTTTTTCGAAAGCTGATGAAGTTTTATCTACTGCTTCTAAAGGAATTGCAGAAGTTATTACGCATCACTACAAACAAAATATTGACTTGCATGATGCTAAAACGGTCCTTTCTAATAGCGGTACAGCAATTATGGGCTCTGCAAAAGAAGAAGGTCAAACCAGAGCAAAAACAGCTATTGTAAAAGCATTAGATTCACCGTTATTAAATGATAATAAAATTACAGGTGCTAAAAATGTATTATTACTTATTGTATCTGGGACTAATGAAGTTACCTTAGATGAAATTGGTGAAATCAACGATTACATTCAAGATGAAGCTGGATATGACGCTAATATTATTATGGGTATTGGAGAAGATGCGGACTTGGGAGATGCAATTGCAGTAACAATTGTTGCTACTGGTTTTGCGGCAGATCAACAAAGTACAATTACAAATACAGAGGTAAAAAAAATCATTCACACTTTAGAGGATGAACAAAAAGCTACGTATAACTTTACAGAAAAAACAGTAACGAAATCACCTACTTTAAATACTCCCATTTCTAATACGGGAGCACAAAAAATTATACACGTTTTAGGAGATGAAATGGAAGATACTAAACCAAAAATGGATTTAGTGGCTACAAATCCAATTATTTCAAACATGCCAGTAACTTTTGATGAGGTTTCTAGTGATGTTGTTTCTGAAGATGATTTTATCATTACGGATGCTTTAAAAGTGGAAGAAAAAGTGGAAGAAGTATCGACGCAATTTCAAACAGATTTAATGTTTGATTTACCTTTAAATCCTGATGCAGAAATAAAGTCTGAAGACGAAATTAGATTTAATTTAAATATAGAGAAAGAATTAAATATCCATGAAATTGAGGTTTATGGAGCGCAAGAAATTAAGGCTGAAAAGAAAGAAGTTGAAAAAAGATATATTTTAGAAGATTTTGATGCTCAACCAACAATAGGTAAAAGTTCTAGTTTTGTGGAGAAAAAAGTAATTGAGGAAGAAGAATTTCAATTTGAATTAAAAACAACAAAACCGCAATCAGAAATTAATAAGATTGAAACCACGAGTGAGGAAGTTTCCCCATTAGACTTAACAATTTCTGAATTACAAAAGAGAGCAGAGGAAAGACGTAAAAAAATGAAAGGTTTTAATTATAAGTTTAATGATCAATTAGGTAAAAATATTGATGAAATAGAACGTCAACCGGCATATAAAAGAATGGGTGTGGATTTAGATAAAAATACATCCATAAGTAAAACAGAAACTTCATTAAAAAAAGACAATGATGATTTAGGTTTTAAATCTAATAACTCTTTTTTACATGATAATGTAGATTAATATTTTTTTAAATTATATATAAGATCACACCAGAAATGGTGTGATTTTTTTTGTAATTAATTTACGAAACCTATTTATTGCATTAAATTATTTCATTTGTGATGCTTTTCTATAAACTAGCTATTTCTTATATTTTTCTTTCTTTTTATGCATAATTCTAAAATATATTTTTATTTTTTTTCTGATTGTCGTAAACCATCAATCCTGAGAGAATGAAGTTTTAGTGATGATTTCATGATATTTAGCCTGTAACATATTTTTTTTTAAGTCGTCTATTTAATGTAATCAATTAAACTTATACATCATGAAATATTTAAAAACGGTATCATTAGAAGAAAGAGGAATTTTAACATCTGCGTATAAAAAAGAAATTAAAAAGAACATGAAGTTAGAGAAATCTAAATCAGTATCTAGAATTAAGGATATGATTTTAAATCATCATGGAAAAATAGAAAGTCAAGTAGGAACTATTTTACAAGTTTCATTGTTTGCATTTGCTATTATTATGATCGTTTACTAAAAGGTAAAAGGATTTTGAATAGAGAAAGTAGCTTATAAATAAGTCCTGTTTAGTGATAGTAAGGATATCCTTTTAAATATCAGTTTGAGTAAATTTTGAGGAAAGAACAAATCTAAAATATATAAAATAACACATTTTAGATTGTTTTAAAAACACACAACATCAAAAAAAATCCATCTAAAAAAGATGGATTTTATAATAGATATGTTTTTGCTTTTAATGTAAAGCTTTTTTTATTCTCTTAATAGCTTCACGAATTTGTAATTTAGAAGCTGCATAAGATATTCTGATGCAATTAGGAGCTCCGAAAGCATCTCCAGTTACAGTAGCAACATTGGCTTTTTCTAGGATGAACAAAGAAAAATCGCTGGCATTTTCAATTTTTATTCCGTCTATCGATTTACCAAAGTAAGCAGAAATATCTGGAAAAACATAAAAAGCGCCCTCCGGAACATTTACTTTAAATCCATCAATTTCTCTCAATAACCCAATAATGATATCTCTACGAGTTTTAAACTCATCTACCATAAATTGTATTTTAGAAACGGGCGCTAATACTGCTATAATTGCCGCTCTTTGAGCAATACAGTTTGTGCCTGAGGTAATTTGACCTTGCATCTTTGTACATGCTTTTGCAATCCATTCTGGTGCGCCAATATAACCAATTCTCCAACCAGTCATGGCAAATGCTTTTGCCAAACCGTTTACGGTAATGGTTCTGTCATACATGCTTTCTATAGCTGCAAAACTAAACGGTTTTGAATCGTAATTGATATGTTCATAGATTTCATCTGATAATATAAAAATCTTTGGATATTTTTCTAAAACTGCTGCTAATGCTCGATATTCTGATTCACTATAAATAGTTCCGCTTGGATTATTTGGCGAGTTAAAGAAAATCATTTTAGTTTTAGGCGTAATTGCTGCTTCTAACTGAGCCGGTGTAATTTTGAAATCGTTGTCAATAGAAGAAGGAATTTCGACATAGGTTGCTTCACATAAAATAGCAATTGCAGAATAACTTACCCAATAAGGCGCTGGTAATAAAATTTCATCACCAGGGTTTAACAAAACTTGTGCAATGTTGGCGATAGATTGTTTTGCGCCCGTAGACACTACTATTTGATTTGGTTTGTAGTCTAGACCATTATCACGTTTAAACTTAGTGCAAATAGCCTCTTTCAATTCTACATAACCATCTACAGGTGTATATGTATTGTAATTTTCATTGATCGCTTCTATTGCCGCATCTTTAATAAAATCCGGTGTATTAAAGTCCGGCTCTCCCAAACTTAAACCAATAATATCTTTTCCTTCTGCTCTTAATTCTCTAGCTTTTGCAGCCATTGCCAATGTTTGTGATGTTGGTAGGCTGTTAATTCTGTCCGATAATGGATGTGTCATTTTACTGTTAATTGTTGTTTTACTTATACTAATTCAGGGTTTTTACCTAAAACGCCTAAATGTCTAAAGTGCTCTATAATTGCTTTACGCATGGTATCGTATTCATTATACGGCAAATTAAACTCTTTGGCAGTTTCTTTTACAATTTTAGCTAATTTTTCATAATGCACATGAGAAATATGTGGAAAAATATGATGTTCAACCTGATGATTTAAACCTCCTGTATAAAAGTTTACTAACCAGTTGCTAGGTGCAAAGTTAGAGGTAGTGTATAATTGATGGACTGCCCAAGTGTGTTCTAAATTTCCTTCTTTATCTGGAATTGGCATTTCTGTATTTGGAACAATATGCGCCAATTGAAAAACCAAGCTTAAAATCATACCAGCAGTATAATGCATAACAAAAAAACCTATTAATACTTTCCACCATGAAACGTCTAAAGCTAATAATGGTAAAACAATCCAAAGTGCATAATATGCAATTTTAGAGATTACCAATTTCGTCCATTCGGTTGAAGGGTTTGGAAACTCACCATAAGATAGTTTTCGTTTCAAATACCGGTGCATTTGCTTAATATCTGTAGTAATTGCCCAATTAATGGTTAGCAAACCATATAAAAATATAGAATAATATTTCTGAAGTTTATGAATTCTTAACCATTTAGAATGCTTTGAGAAACGAATAATTCTACCAGCATCTATATCTTCATCATGGTCTTTTACGTTGGTAAATGTATGGTGTAAAACATTATGTTGTACTTTCCAATTATAAACGTTACCAGCAAGAATATAGATACTGCTACCCATTAGTTTATTAACCCATTTTCTTTTAGAAAATGATTCGTGATTGGCATCATGCATAACATTCATACCAACACCGGCCATACCAATACCTGTAACTACCATTAACAAAATCATTATCCACTGAGGCATAGATACCGTTAATACTAAAATAAAAGGAATTAAAAACAGCGAAAACATGATAATTGCTTTAGAATATAATTTCCAGTTTCCTGTTCTCTTAATGTTATTTTCTTTGAAATATGTATTCACTCTTTTATTTAGAGTTCTAAAGAACTTAGCTTTATCTACTCTTGAAAAGTTTATTGCTTTCATATGTATTATGTATAATAAACAAAAATAATGTTTTTGAAATATCTTTCTGTAATAAACGTAGGATTTTGTTGCTAATTGTTTGTGAACAATAACTATTTTTGTCGCTGACACTTAATTTATGGAAATTATACAAAAATATTTTAAAGATTTAACACCGACTCAAATTGAACAGTTTTCGAAACTTCAAGAGTTATATAAAGATTGGAACTTAAAAATAAATGTAGTTTCTCGTAAAGATATAGATGAGTTATACTTACGTCATGTACTACATTCATTGGGGATAGCAAAAATAATTTCTTTTAAACCAGGCTCTAAAGTAATGGATGTAGGAACAGGAGGAGGTTTTCCTGGTATTCCTTTGGCAATTTTATTTCCTGAAACCCAGTTTCACCTAGTTGATTCCATTGGGAAAAAGATCAAAGTAGTAAATGAGGTTGTTGCTGGCTTAGGATTAGTAAATGTAAAAACTACTCATGGCAGAGCAGAAGATGTAAAAGATACGTATGATTTTATTGTGAGTAGAGCAGTTGCCCAAATGGAAACTTTTGTTCGTTGGACAAAAGGTAGAATTGCTAAAAAGCAAAATCACGACTTAAAAAATGGAATTCTATATTTAAAAGGTGGAGATTTATCTGAAGAATTAAAAATATATACTTCAGCAACTATTTATGACCTACCTAATTATTTCGACGAAACTTTTTTTGAAACAAAAAAAGTCGTTCATTTAGGTATGAAGTTTAAGGGGTAATTGTTTAAGATTATTGAAATATTACAACTTTTAATAAGTACTTGGTAAAGTTGTATTTTTAAAAGGGTGGCAACCAACTAAATGAAAATTAATCATATTATGGTCAGAAATCATGAATGTTGTAACGAATTAAAAAATAGAAGAAGCCGTTTTTGTGGTAAAGGTTTCTAAAAACAGCATGCCTTTATAAGAATTTCCTTTTTTATTCAATTTTGGACTCCAAACTGCAATACAATATTTATCGGGGTGTACCGCTACAATACCGCCACCAACACCGCTTTTTCCGGGTAAACCGACTCTAAAAGCAAACTCGCCAGATTCATCATAAAAACCACAAGTAAGTAAAATTGCATTTACTCTTTTAGCTTGACTCATTGTAAGAATTTTATTTCCTTTATGACTCGTGAAGTTATCATCCGCTAAAAAAAGAGATATTTTAGAAAGTTCTTTACAGCTCATTTCTAAAGAACAGATATGAAAGTAAAAATCTAATACTTCATCTACATCATTTTTTATGTTTCCAAAAGATTTTATAAAATTACAAAGGGCACTATTTCTATAGCCAGATTTTTTTTCTGATTGCGCTACTTTTTCATTATAATTTAGAGAAGAATTATTACTAAGCTCTTTACAGAAGTTTAAAAAATCTTCTTTTGGATTTTTAAGATGGCTCAATAAAACATCGCAAATTACAATTGCACCAGAATTTATAAAAGGATTTCGTGGTTTTCCATGATCTGTTTCTAGTTGTAATAATGAATTAAAAGGATTTCCAGAAGGTTCAATACCAACTCTTTCCCATAATTTTGTATCCTCAAATTTGTAAGCTAGCGTCAGTGCAAAAACTTTAGAAACACTTTGAATAGAAAATTTCTTGTCAAAATCACCAATTCCAAAAGATTCCTTGTCAATTGTTGTTATATGTATTCCAAAATTATGATTAGAAACATTTGCTAATTCGGGGATGTAATTGGCTATTTCGCCAGTATCATCAATGGTTTTTACTTCAAAATAAATGTCTTCGATTATTTTTTTATAATTTTCCATTGATAATTTATGGTATTGGTTATCACAAACATATTAGAAAATTTTTTAAGAAACAACATAAAGCAGCGTTCAAAAAAAAGGGAACTACATTGCTGTAATTCCGATTTTTACTATTCATTATTATGAAATTCTGAAACAAGATCAGAATTAGAAGTTTTTATAAAATCTCTACAAACAAACCTTCATCGGTTTTAGATACTTTTGCAACATTTTTCTTTGTTAAACCTTTAATCGTTTTATCCCATTTTTTATTAGACAAACCAGATTGAGTTTTTAAAGAATTTAAAGCTATTTTTTCTGCTTTTGTGATGATATCAAGTAAGTCCTTTTCCTCAACAGTGAGTTCTACATCTAAAGCGATTCGCTTCTCTGGTCGCATTTGCGGGAAGAACAGCACTTCTTGTATCGATTGATTGTTAGTTAAGAACATAATTAGTCTGTCCATTCCAATTCCCATTCCAGAGGTTGGAGGCATACCATATTCTAAAGCACGTAAGAAATCTTCGTCAATAAATTCTGTAGCTTCATCATCTCCTTTTTGCGCTAACTTTAATTGGTGCTCAAAACGCTCACGTTGATCAATTGGGTCATTTAATTCAGAATATGCATTGGCAATTTCTTTACCACAAACCATCAATTCGAAACGCTCTGTTAATTCCGGATTGTCTCTGTGTTCTTTACAAAGTGGAGACATTTCCTTCGGATAATCTGTAATAAAAGTTGGCTGAATGTAGTTTCCTTCGCATTTCTCTCCAAAAATTTCATCAATCAATTTTCCTTTTCCCATCGTTTCATCAACAGGAATATTCATTGATTTTGCAGCTTCTCTAATTTCATCTTCTGTTTTTCCAATAATATCGAAGCCCGTAAAATGTTTTATAGAGTCTGCCATCGTAACTCTTGCATAAGGCGCTTTAAAGTCAATTTTATGTTCCCCAAAAGTAGCTTCTGATGTTCCATTTACAGCAATTGCACAGTGTTCTAACAATTGCTCAGCAAAATCCATCATCCAATTGTAATCCTTGTAAGACACATAGATTTCCATGGCTGTAAACTCAGGATTATGAGTTCTATCCATTCCTTCATTTCTAAAGTTTTTGGAGAATTCATAAACCCCGTCAAAACCACCAACAATTAATCTTTTTAGATATAATTCATTGGCAATTCTCATATATAAAGGAATATCTAAAGAATTGTGATGCGTTATAAATGGCCTTGCAGCAGCACCTCCAGGAATTGGTTGCAAAACCGGTGTTTCAACTTCAAAATAACCAGCGTCGTTGAAGAACGAACGCATAGCATTAAATAGTTTCGTTCTTTTTATAAAAACTTCTTTTACATGTGGGTTTACAACTAAATCTGCATAACGTTGTCTGTAACGCATTTCTGGATCTGTAAAAGCGTCGTATGTAACACCATCTTTAACTTTTGGCATCGGTAAAGGCTTTAATGCCTTAGAAAGCATTTTAAAACTTTTTACCATGATTGTTTTCTCGCCAACTTGTGTAGTGAAGAGTGTACCTGTAATTCCAACAAAATCCCCTAAATCTAATAGTTTTTTGAAAACGTTGTTATACAAAGATTTGTCTTCTCCTTCACAAATTTCATCTCTATTAAAATAAAGTTGAATCCTACCTTCACCATCTTGCAATTGGCCAAAAGAGGCTTTTCCTTGAATATTTATAACCATTAATCGGCCTGCAATAACTACCTGTTTACCTTCAATATAGTTTTCTTTTATTTCTTTCGAATTAGAATTTATTGGAAATAAATCTGCAGGATAAGGGTTTATTCCCAAATCTCTTAATTTTGCTAGCTTTTCTCTACGTACAACTTCTTGTTCTGATAATTGCATTTGATGTATAAATTTTCTGGTGTTTATTAAAGGTTGCGAAGATACAATCAAATGCATTAATAGGCAATTTAGATAATTGTAAAAAAGAATATATTTATTTGTGAATAGTTAAAAACAGTGTATATTTGTAGACTGTTTTTTGTTAAAACAGTATTAGTTGTGTTGTTTGGCACTTTATAAAAAGTGCCGTGGTTTTGTTAACCAATGGAAAGCTTCCCTGAAATGGGACGCTTTTTTTATTTTAGCCAGTTTTTTCCTCATTTTAGCTTAAAATAATTATGGTTTTTTTCTTCCAACATTAATTTACTTTTTATTTCATTCAATCTCATATAATTTTATTGCGGTAATTATTAGATTCTACAAATGTGGCTTCGAAATGTTCATAAATATTTTATTTACATTTGTTTAAATCAATTGAAATTAAAGATGAAAAAAATATTTTTAGTAGGCAGTATTATTTTACTAAGTTCTTGCGCCACAGTGAAGTTTAAGGAGAAATGGTTAAAAGAAAATTCTCCAAATACTTTTAAAGCGAGATTTGAAACCACGAAAGGTAATTTTGATATCGTTGCACGAAGAGCTTGGTCGCCAAAAGGGGTAGACAGATTATATCAAATGATAAAAAATGACTATTACCAAGATGTCGCTATTTACAGAGTTGTACCAAAATTTGTTGCTCAATTTGGCATTCACAATGATAGCATCATACACGGAAGTTGGAGTAAAGGAATTGATGATGAACCTGTATTGGCTAAAAATGATTTTATGACCATTTCTTTTGCCAGAGGAGGCGTAAAGACAAGATCGAATCAAATATTTATCAACTTAAAAGAAAATCATAGATTAGATAAACTCACTTATTCAGGTGTAACAGGTTTTCCAGTAGTAGCAAAAGTAATTGCTGGTCAAGAAAATGTGTTGAAGTTCTATAACGGTTATGGAGATGAATTAGGTTACAAACAAGACTCTATTACCAAATTTGGAAATAAATTTTTAAAAGATAAATTTCCTAAGGTAGATTATATTAAAAAGGCGTACATCATAAAATAATTTATGTAGCGTATTACTTTGAACTAAAAAAAACCAACAAATTAATTTGTTGGTTTTTTTTAATGATTTTAAAAATAAGCTATTATTAATCGTTAGTTGATTTTAAAAATAACTTTTCTTGCAAATTGTCTCGCTTTTGTTGTAACACTTTTATCTTCTCCACCACCTGCGTAAGATAGTCTATTAGCACTAATTCCTGCAGAAACTAAAATATCGAACACACTCTTTGCTCTGTTTTTAGACAAAATTTGATTTTGTTTTTCTTTTCCAGTTTCATCTGCATAACCAATTAATAGCGCTGAAACATTTGGATTATCTTTCATAAACTGTGTTAAGTAATTTACAGAATTTAAAGAACCTTTTTGAACAGTTTTTTTATTTACATCAAAGTAAACATTGATATAGCCATCATTTAATAATTTTCTTATCAAATCTACATTAGAACTCGTTACAACATTTGCATATCTATTAGATGCAACTTCTCCTTTTAAGGCATATCTGTTGTCTAATTCTTTCACTAATTCTACTTTGTTAATCGTTGCTTTTTTAGTTTTTAAAGTAGCTATTTCCGTTTCAGCTTTATCTAAACGTTTTACAATATCGTCTATTTTGTCAGTAACTATAACTTCATCATTTTTTAAAAAATCTGCATTCTCTTTTTGTTTCCCTATAGAAATATTTACTCCTAAGGATGTATTTATAATTGCAGGGTTAATTATTCTTGGCTCTTGTATGATAGCTCCGTCAAAAGTATAATGTTGGAATTGATGAAATATAATGGATGTGTCGAAAAATAATGAAATACGATTTGATAATTTAAATTGAGGCGTCAAACCCAAAATAAAATTAGTCATAATATCAGTTTCCTGATTTATAGGTTTTATTGTGCTAGAGGTAGACATACCCACACCAGCGTGAAATAAAAGATTAAATCTTTTTGTCCAACTACTAAAATTTAAAAGATTACCCGCATTTACAATACCTTCTATATTTATTCTGTAATAATTAGCTCTAAAAGGTAAACTGTTTTCACCTTCTGCAAACTCATTATAACCTAGACCAAGCCGAAACCCAAATTTTTCATTAAGCATATATCTAAGCCCTAAACTAGCTTGACCAAAACCAAAATTACCAGAATCATAATTTGGAGAAATATTTTTTGTAATTTGGTGAACTCCTGCTCCAAAATCTACTGACCACTTATTAAACTCTTGCGCATTTACTTGCATTATAAAGCAAAAGAATAATGCTCCTAAAAATATTTTCCCCATAATTATTTGTTTTTTTCATCGACAAATTTATAACTTATTTTTAAAATAAATATAATTAATTATTTTAGCTGCGTAATTATTAAGATAAAATGCTCCTTGGGATAGTTAAATTAAAAGATGTTTCTTTTATATCTTTGATATATTTAGAAATTTATTAAAAATATTTTTTTATCTAAATGCTGTTTATTTTGATAACGCTGTAAAATATTTATAAAAATATGGAATTGTTTCAATCCCTTTTAAATAATTCCAAACTCCAAAATGTTCGTTAGGTGAGTGAATTGCATCTGAATCTAACCCAAAACCCATTAAAATTGTTTTGCTCTTTAATTCTTGTTCAAATAAAGCCACAATAGGAATACTACCGCCACTTCTTTGCGGAATTGGTTTTTTACCAAAACTAGTTTCATAAGCTTTACTTGCTGCTTGGTAAGCAATATTGTCTGTTGGTGTAACATAACCTTGGCCTCCATGATGAGGTTTTACAACTACTTTTACAGCTTTAGGCGCGATACTTTCAAAATGATTTTTGAATAATTGGGTAATTTTTTTCCAATCTTGATTTGGTACTAAACGCATAGAGATTTTTGCAAAAGCCTTTGAAGCAATTACTGTTTTTGCGCCTTCACCTGTGTAGCCTCCCCAAATTCCGTTTACATCTAAAGTTGGTCTAATAGCATTTCGTTCATTGGTAGAATATCCTTTTTCTCCATAAACGGTATCAATGTCTAAAGCTTTTTGATAGTTGTCTAAAGAAAAAGGAGCTTTTGCCATTTCAGCTCTTTCTTCGGTTGACAGATCTTCTACATCATCATAAAAACCAGGTATGGTAATCCGATTATTTTCATCAAGTAAAGAAGCAATCATTTTGGTTAATATATTAATTGGATTGGCAACTGCACCTCCATACAAACCAGAATGTAAATCTCTGTTAGGTCCTGTAACTTCTACTTCAACATAACTTAAACCACGCAAACCTGTGGTAATTGATGGAATATCGTTTGCAATCATGCCAGTATCAGAAATTAAAATAACATCATTGGCTAATTTTTCTTTGTTTCTTGGCACAAACCAAGCTAAACCTTCTGAGCCAACTTCCTCTTCGCCTTCGATCATGAATTTCACATTACACGGTAGATTTCCTGTGGACGTCATATATTCCAATGCTTTTACGTGCATATACATTTGTCCTTTATCATCACAAGCACCACGGGCAAAAATTGCTCCTTCTGGATGAATTGCTGTTTTTTTAATAACAGGTTCAAAAGGAGGAGAGGTCCATAAATCAATAGGATCTGCAGGTTGCACATCATAATGACCATAAACCAATACTGTTGGTAGTTTTGGATCAATAATTTTTTCACCATAAATAATTGGATATCCAGGAGTTTCGCAGATTTCTACATGCTCACAGCCTGCTTTTTTTAGACTTTCTAGTACAAAATCTGCAGTTAGTAAAACATCTTTTTTGTAAGCAGAGTCAGCACTTACAGAAGGTATTTTAAGTAACTCTATTAATTCATTTAA
Proteins encoded:
- the ftsZ gene encoding cell division protein FtsZ, whose translation is MSSEFDNILFDMPKTQSNTIKVIGVGGGGSNAVNHMFTQSIKGVDFVICNTDAQALENSPIPNKIQLGANLTSGLGAGANPEIGAQAAKESMQEIQQMLNTQTKMVFITAGMGGGTGTGAAPIIAKIAKDMDILTVGIVTMPFAFEGKRRSKQAQLGIDQLRQNVDSLIVINNNKLREVYGNLGFKAGFSKADEVLSTASKGIAEVITHHYKQNIDLHDAKTVLSNSGTAIMGSAKEEGQTRAKTAIVKALDSPLLNDNKITGAKNVLLLIVSGTNEVTLDEIGEINDYIQDEAGYDANIIMGIGEDADLGDAIAVTIVATGFAADQQSTITNTEVKKIIHTLEDEQKATYNFTEKTVTKSPTLNTPISNTGAQKIIHVLGDEMEDTKPKMDLVATNPIISNMPVTFDEVSSDVVSEDDFIITDALKVEEKVEEVSTQFQTDLMFDLPLNPDAEIKSEDEIRFNLNIEKELNIHEIEVYGAQEIKAEKKEVEKRYILEDFDAQPTIGKSSSFVEKKVIEEEEFQFELKTTKPQSEINKIETTSEEVSPLDLTISELQKRAEERRKKMKGFNYKFNDQLGKNIDEIERQPAYKRMGVDLDKNTSISKTETSLKKDNDDLGFKSNNSFLHDNVD
- the lysS gene encoding lysine--tRNA ligase gives rise to the protein MQLSEQEVVRREKLAKLRDLGINPYPADLFPINSNSKEIKENYIEGKQVVIAGRLMVINIQGKASFGQLQDGEGRIQLYFNRDEICEGEDKSLYNNVFKKLLDLGDFVGITGTLFTTQVGEKTIMVKSFKMLSKALKPLPMPKVKDGVTYDAFTDPEMRYRQRYADLVVNPHVKEVFIKRTKLFNAMRSFFNDAGYFEVETPVLQPIPGGAAARPFITHHNSLDIPLYMRIANELYLKRLIVGGFDGVYEFSKNFRNEGMDRTHNPEFTAMEIYVSYKDYNWMMDFAEQLLEHCAIAVNGTSEATFGEHKIDFKAPYARVTMADSIKHFTGFDIIGKTEDEIREAAKSMNIPVDETMGKGKLIDEIFGEKCEGNYIQPTFITDYPKEMSPLCKEHRDNPELTERFELMVCGKEIANAYSELNDPIDQRERFEHQLKLAQKGDDEATEFIDEDFLRALEYGMPPTSGMGIGMDRLIMFLTNNQSIQEVLFFPQMRPEKRIALDVELTVEEKDLLDIITKAEKIALNSLKTQSGLSNKKWDKTIKGLTKKNVAKVSKTDEGLFVEIL
- a CDS encoding glutaminase, whose translation is MENYKKIIEDIYFEVKTIDDTGEIANYIPELANVSNHNFGIHITTIDKESFGIGDFDKKFSIQSVSKVFALTLAYKFEDTKLWERVGIEPSGNPFNSLLQLETDHGKPRNPFINSGAIVICDVLLSHLKNPKEDFLNFCKELSNNSSLNYNEKVAQSEKKSGYRNSALCNFIKSFGNIKNDVDEVLDFYFHICSLEMSCKELSKISLFLADDNFTSHKGNKILTMSQAKRVNAILLTCGFYDESGEFAFRVGLPGKSGVGGGIVAVHPDKYCIAVWSPKLNKKGNSYKGMLFLETFTTKTASSIF
- the rsmG gene encoding 16S rRNA (guanine(527)-N(7))-methyltransferase RsmG → MEIIQKYFKDLTPTQIEQFSKLQELYKDWNLKINVVSRKDIDELYLRHVLHSLGIAKIISFKPGSKVMDVGTGGGFPGIPLAILFPETQFHLVDSIGKKIKVVNEVVAGLGLVNVKTTHGRAEDVKDTYDFIVSRAVAQMETFVRWTKGRIAKKQNHDLKNGILYLKGGDLSEELKIYTSATIYDLPNYFDETFFETKKVVHLGMKFKG
- a CDS encoding pyridoxal phosphate-dependent aminotransferase is translated as MTHPLSDRINSLPTSQTLAMAAKARELRAEGKDIIGLSLGEPDFNTPDFIKDAAIEAINENYNTYTPVDGYVELKEAICTKFKRDNGLDYKPNQIVVSTGAKQSIANIAQVLLNPGDEILLPAPYWVSYSAIAILCEATYVEIPSSIDNDFKITPAQLEAAITPKTKMIFFNSPNNPSGTIYSESEYRALAAVLEKYPKIFILSDEIYEHINYDSKPFSFAAIESMYDRTITVNGLAKAFAMTGWRIGYIGAPEWIAKACTKMQGQITSGTNCIAQRAAIIAVLAPVSKIQFMVDEFKTRRDIIIGLLREIDGFKVNVPEGAFYVFPDISAYFGKSIDGIKIENASDFSLFILEKANVATVTGDAFGAPNCIRISYAASKLQIREAIKRIKKALH
- a CDS encoding acyl-CoA desaturase, coding for MKAINFSRVDKAKFFRTLNKRVNTYFKENNIKRTGNWKLYSKAIIMFSLFLIPFILVLTVSMPQWIMILLMVVTGIGMAGVGMNVMHDANHESFSKRKWVNKLMGSSIYILAGNVYNWKVQHNVLHHTFTNVKDHDEDIDAGRIIRFSKHSKWLRIHKLQKYYSIFLYGLLTINWAITTDIKQMHRYLKRKLSYGEFPNPSTEWTKLVISKIAYYALWIVLPLLALDVSWWKVLIGFFVMHYTAGMILSLVFQLAHIVPNTEMPIPDKEGNLEHTWAVHQLYTTSNFAPSNWLVNFYTGGLNHQVEHHIFPHISHVHYEKLAKIVKETAKEFNLPYNEYDTMRKAIIEHFRHLGVLGKNPELV